A region of the Cyprinus carpio isolate SPL01 chromosome A14, ASM1834038v1, whole genome shotgun sequence genome:
CTGTGTTCTGCTCGTTCTCCTCTCgtcttctctttcttctcctctgttTCTCAGTGTTCTCTCCGTTCTGCTCTGTGTTCTCGTCTGAAGTCTTCCTCTTGCTCTTCTTATCCTTCCGCTCATCTCTCTTGTTTTTGTTCGTCTCAGCGCCGTCGTTCGTGTCGCTTCGGTTCTCGCGTTCACTCGCCGTCTGACGGTTGGTTTGAttcagagatatatatatataataaataggaaaagacaattaaataaagaataaattacaatgtgaataaataatcaaatatcgTTCAGATGAATATTCACTGGTGTGAAGTTAGGAATGattatatttcagtgtttctgaaggaaggctcttctgctcaccaaggatgcatttatttgatgaaaaatagagtaaaatgttattacaacttaaaataatgcgGTTTCATATTTAtgaggaaactgtgatatattttatttttcaggattcacagatgaacagaaagttcagaagaacaacatttatttgaaatagaaatcttttgtcacattataaatgtctttactgtcacttttgatcaatttaataagtccttgaataaaagtatacatttctttctttctttttttaatcttaatgaccttttgaacggtagtgtatcacagtttccacaaaaatattgtgcagcacaactgtgttcaacattgataataatcagaaatgtttcttgagcagcaaatcatcataaaaaaataatatcacaaaaacaacagctttttaaaatagtatttttattgctgaaaatacagctgcacatcacagaaataaattacagtttaacagagattcacacagaaaacagctgttttacattctaataatatttcactatttcaacctcatttttgatcaaataaacacagccctgATGAGCAGAACTCAAGTAAATGTGATCTGGATGTAAAGCAGCGCTGAAGGAGTTAAACTCTCACGCTGTGGGCAGCCGTTGAGCAGATCTCCCAGACCTTCTCCAGTAAACACGGGGAGCAGATCTTCAGACAGTTCTTCATCCAGTTCTGCAGGTGAACACACCAGCGGTCAGTGATTCAGCACTCGATCATCAGACCGAACGGATCTCCGTCACATCCTCACCTCAAACTTGGCTCTCTTGCGCGGCACGTTATCGTAAGCGCTGACCTTCTGCAGGACCGACCGCAGGCTGGGCTCGATGTGGGGCTGCTCCATGGCCTGCTGGATCCTCTGGAGAAGAAGAACAGACGCATGAGCGAGCAGACGAACCCATCAGACCTTCAGACGCTCAGCTCCGCTCACCTGAATCCACTGCTGCTGCTTCACATCGCCTTTATTCACCTTCACCTGGAAGTCTTTACTGCCGTACTTCTGATCTTCACTGATGCACTTGATGTGGTTCCTGTAATCATCAcccctgtgaacacacacacacaccatcagctccgacacacacacacacacacacacacacacacacacacacacacaccatcagctccgacacacacacacacacactctcacacacacacacacacacacacacaccatcagctctgacacacacacaccatcagctccgacacacacacaccatcagctctgacacacacacacaccatcagctctgacacacacacacacacacacacacacacacacaccacaccatcagctccgacacacacacacacacacacactcagctccgacacacacacacaccatcagctccgacacacacacacacacacccacacacaccatcagcacatccgacacacacacacacacacacacacaccatcagctccgacacacacacacacacacacacacacacacacacaccatcagctccgacaacacacacacacaccatcagcaccgacacacacacacacacacacacaccacacaacacatcagctccgacacacacaccacacacaccatcagctccgacacacacacacacacacacacacacaccatcagctccgacacacacacacacacacacacacacacaccatcagctccgacacacacacacacacacacacacacaccatcagctccgacacacacacacacacacacacacaccacacaccatcagctccgacacacacacacacacaccactcaccatcagctccgacacacacacacacacacaccatcagctccgacacacacacacacaccactcaccaTCAGctcccgacacacacacacacacacaccactcaccatcagctccgacacacacacacacaactcaccatcagctccgacacacacacacacacacacaccatcagctccgacacacacacacacaactcaccatcagctccgacacacacacacacacacaccactcaccatcagctcccacacacacacacacacacatcaccatcagctccgacacacacacacacacacacaccatcagctccgacacacacacacacaccatcagctccgacacacacaccatcagctccgacacacacacacacaccatcagctccgacacacacacacaccatcagctccgacacatacacacaccatcagctccgacacacacacacacacacacacacacacacacacacacaccatcagctccgacacacacacacgcacgcacgcactcacacacacacacacacgctcttacacacacacacacgcacagcacgcacagacacacacacacgctcttacacaccacacacacacacacacgcacagacacacacacacgctcttacacacacacacacgcgcacacacacacacagacacacacacacacacacacacagacagacactcacacgcacgcacagacagacacacacacggacacacacacacagacagacacacacacacacacacacactcacacacacacgcagacacacacacacgctcttacacacacacacacacacgcacagacacacacacacacacacgctcttacacacacacacacgcacagacacacaccatcagctccgacacacacacacacacacacaccactcaccatcagctccgacacacacacacacacacactcaccatcagctccgacacacacacacaccacacacacacacacacacacacacacaccatcagctccgacacacacacacccacacaccatcagctccgacacacacacacacacacacacaccatcagctccgacacacacacacacacaccactcaccacAGCTCCCGACACAACACTCAcactccgacacacacacacagcaccacacacacaaccaccaccccccccagcacacccacaccacacccacacacacaccacaccacaccatcCCCTccgacacaccacacacacacacacaaacacaccatcagctccgacacacccccacacacacacacaccacaccatcagctccgacacacacacccacacaccacacaccacacaccaccacacacaaacacacatcaccatCAGCTccgacacccacacacacacacacaccaacacacacacccatcagctccgaccacacaacacacacacaccacacccccaCATCAGCTCCccagcacccacacacacacacacacacacacccaccatcagctccgacacacacacacacacacacaccccatcagctccgacacacacacaccacacacacacacaccacaccatcaGCTCcgaccaccacacacacccacacacacacacaccatcagctccgacacacacacacaccatacacacaccccccatcagctccgacacacaccacacacacaccaccactcaccatcagctccgacacacacacacacacacacacacacacacaccatcagctccgacacacacacacacacaccatcagctccgacacacacacacaccatcagctccgacacacaccacaccatcagctcccgacacacacacacacccatcagctccgacacacacacacacaccatcagctccgacacacacacacacactccatcacaCTCCGACACACCCACCACGCCATCAGCTccgacccacacacacacacacacacacacaccacacccccaCAATCAGCTccgacacccacacacaccccacacgcACGCACTCACCCACCCACAATTATGCCCATTATCACAAACCCGctcttacacacacacccacacgcacagaaacacacacacacacacacaccacacacccatcAGCTCcgacccacccacacacacacacacacacacacacacacgcagacacacacacacgctcttacccacacccaacacacacacacagaccacacacacacgctcttacacacacacacacacacacagacacacacacacgctcttacacacacacacgcgcacacacacacacacacacgcacacagacacacacacacacagacacacacacacacagacgcacagacacacacacacgcacagacacacacacacacacaccatcagctccgacacacacacacacacacacactcacacgcagacacacacacacgctcttacacacacacacacacacacgcacagacacacacacacgctcttacacacacacacacacgcacagacacacacacacgctcttacacacacacacaccaacacagacacacccatcagctccgacacacacacacacaccacacacactcacacgcagacacacacacacgctacaacacacacacacacacacacacgcacagacacacacacacgctcttacacacacacacacacacacacgcacagacacacacacacgctcgcgcacacacacacacacacactacatatacacacacacacgctcgcacacacacacacaacacacacacaccaccatcagctccgacacacacacacacacacacacaccatcagctccgacacacacacacacacacacaccatcagctccgacacacacacacacacacacaccatccagctccgacacacacacacacacacacacactcacacacacacacacgcagacacacacacacgctcttacacacacacacacacacacgctcagacacacacacacacgctcttacacacacacacacacgcacagacacacacacacacacacacacagacacacacacagacacacacacagacacacacacgctcttacacacacactctctctctctcacacacactatacacacactatacacagacacacacacacacacactcacagacacacacacagacacacacacacgcacgcacacacacactaaaaaaaaaaaaaaacacaacaacagacacacacacacgcacgcacacacactatacacagacacacacacacacacactatacacagacacacacacgcacgcacacacacacactatacacagacacacacacactatacacacacacacgcacacacgcgcacacacacacaggcacacacacacgcacacacgcacacgcgcacacacacacacagagaaagtaCCAGAAGTCTTTGCTGCAGTCGATGCAGGACAGAACCTGACAGGAGCGGCACTTCATCACGTGTTTCTCCACCTGAGCTTTCTTCAGAGACTCGCCGCAGGCGTTACACGTGAAGACCACCATCCTGAAGACCCCAGACCACCACACACTGTCTGTAACGTCACATCACAGATAAGACTGAGGGGACCGTGGCCCTTCATACACAAGAGCTGCAGCCTACATTCACTCAGTCTGAACTAATCTTAAACAGCACAAGCTCCCTTTAATTCTGCAGTAATAAAACATCCACACGTATAGGTCTGTcttattaaacacacaaacatcactgcaTGAACCTCACAGACATATACAGACATATTATACACAGATACTGTAAGCTTCTATATAAAAACCTGAAGCATTCCACTGTGTGTTGATGTGTTATGAACTAATATTAAAGAACAGAGTAGGAAGGTAACCTTTACCAAACATTCTGTGTACAGCGATTCACAGCTTCACAAACatgaaagtataaaatatatagattaaataaatatataaataaatgtaataacaggaaaataaataaattaaataaatgacaaatatagttcgtttgtaataaaatttaatcctgaatttattttttattacctttttcctttaatgtattattttctgtatttaacatttgtttttattctttttaacttttatttacttattctttcatttatctttataattttgatttatgtatttatttatttgtaaatgtatttattcatgcgtttattttttatatttatttattcacacatgtatttatttatttttgcttttccgTGCGCAACGTGGAGCTGAGGGGGCGGGGCTTGCGAAGCTCCGGTCAGTGATTGGTTGAGAGCCTCAGGATATTAAGGCTTGTTTACTCTGTAATCTAAATCATGTAAATATCGTGTACTGCTGATCACATGACATGTTACCTGTGCTGCTGGAGCTTTGATGAAGCGGATCTGTGCTTCTCTGAAGATGAGCGGCTGATCTCTGATTCTCTGCCTCGCGCGCGTGTTACTGAACTAACGTTACACGCCTTTAAAACACCCGTTACTGAACTACACACGTCACCGGTCCGGTTCTCTTGTCTCCGGTATTAACTGAACTTCTCGTCGTTCACAGTAAAAACACGCGACTGAAACGCGTTTCCAGAGACACGCGTGCGGTGCCGCTCTGTTTTTGCTCTGGGCGGAAACAggaaatactaaataataaaagttcCTCGAACACGTGAACAGGAAACGACAGAACCGGGTTTTAggacaa
Encoded here:
- the LOC109045917 gene encoding cell growth-regulating nucleolar protein-like isoform X1, coding for MPCTTSIQSRCPSAHAPQQLHVRAAYSQAQDSVWWSGVFRMVVFTCNACGESLKKAQVEKHVMKCRSCQVLSCIDCSKDFWGDDYRNHIKCISEDQKYGSKDFQVKVNKGDVKQQQWIQRIQQAMEQPHIEPSLRSVLQKVSAYDNVPRKRAKFENWMKNCLKICSPCLLEKVWEICSTAAHSTASERENRSDTNDGAETNKNKRDERKDKKSKRKTSDENTEQNGENTEKQRRRKRRREENEQNTDEKSNKKQKRREQEAYDESPSLEGEEPASQESESSSAGKFNWKGTIKAVLRDAPEDGLAVKKLRKKVLAAYYSFTGDSNYRSEEELLSLFNRKINNNPKFKILKDRVRLQN
- the LOC109045917 gene encoding cell growth-regulating nucleolar protein-like isoform X2 gives rise to the protein MVVFTCNACGESLKKAQVEKHVMKCRSCQVLSCIDCSKDFWGDDYRNHIKCISEDQKYGSKDFQVKVNKGDVKQQQWIQRIQQAMEQPHIEPSLRSVLQKVSAYDNVPRKRAKFENWMKNCLKICSPCLLEKVWEICSTAAHSTASERENRSDTNDGAETNKNKRDERKDKKSKRKTSDENTEQNGENTEKQRRRKRRREENEQNTDEKSNKKQKRREQEAYDESPSLEGEEPASQESESSSAGKFNWKGTIKAVLRDAPEDGLAVKKLRKKVLAAYYSFTGDSNYRSEEELLSLFNRKINNNPKFKILKDRVRLQN